The genomic DNA ttgaTCACTGTTGGGTAATGTGTAGAGTTCCAAGCCATACCAGGGAATTGTGTAGTATCGTTTTCAGAAATCGCGATGATACCCTTAACACAATGCAAAATAGGCCTTCTTGATATTTCCTAATATGACATTATTATGAACAATTAATTCACTTTTGATTTATCTGAGAAGGCATAATGAAAGGTGCAGTCCACGCCTGCTTTCCTATTTCCATGCCAGCAGTTGACAGTTATACAGGTAGTTGCCTGCAGAGGAGAGACTATGTTACGTATTAAAATCCTGTCCAGATTGCGTGCTGTGACACCGATATTAGACATGCAAGTACAGTCACCCACTTTGCCCAAGAGTCTCCTTAATAACCTAGGTATTCTTTAATGAAACAAGATATTGTATTGCTAGTTCAAGCAAAATTCTTTTACTGTGTTTTTTCAGGCCTTGACACAAAGGAGAATGAATGCCCTCGAGAAACTTACTGCTGGAGGTGTAACAAACATATGGGTCCACAGAGAAACTGTCATGCTTGATCTTCTCAAACTATATGAAACGTCAGGAGAAATAACACAACGCCTTGCAACCGTTTCCTTCTACGGAGAACAAGGAATGGATCTGGACGGTGTCAAAAGAGAAGCTTATTCGATATTCTGGAGACAGGTCCTACAcgagtacttcgacgggagctCTACATTTGTCCCGCGAGTCGGCCCAGGCATTGAGGAGTCGACAATGAGAACACTTGGTCAAATCATCAGACATCAATATGTTCTCACAGGTATATTTCCAGTTCAGATCAATAAGGCCTTTGTTGTTGCTATGCTCTGTGGGCTGCAAGCACTTGTCAACGAAGACCTCGTAGAGGCTTTCCTGGAGTACGTATCGGATAATGAATCCCTGGCGTTAAAAGCAGCTCTGGCACAGTCAGAGCAGGGAGGGCTCTCTGATGAATCCTATGGTTTCTTAATAAATTTTTTTAGTGATTACCAAGTGAAAAAGAGGCCTTCGGCCACCAACCTAAAAGCTATTGTGGTCCAAGTGGCCAAAAATGAGTTGCTGTCAAGGCCTGCCATGGCAATGGATAGTATGAGGGAGGGCCTTCGCGACGGTGATTATAAAGATCTGTGGACGTACTCAAAGGAGGATGTCTTTAAGGTATATGAGGTGATGCGCGTGACGCCACAGCGAGTTCTGTCGATGCTGTCTGAGGAGCCTTCTACACATGTGCACAAGTGCCGTCTACAGATCCTTTCCTACCTGAAGAAATACATCAGGTGCCTTAGCCGAAAGGAGCTTGAGCTGTTTCTTCGTTACATCACGGGGAGTTCCCTGCCAGTTGTCGAGAGTATCAAGGTTATATTTCATGTGAACGAGTTAGGCTGCCTACCCCATCCTATTGCACATACCTGTTCAGCTTCTATTGACCTTCCAGATGGTGGGTATGCAAGTTTTAACGATTTCAGAGTGCAAATGGACTCTCTCCTTAGCAATGAACTTTCATGGAATTTCACGTCAGTGTGAACTCACCCCTGCCTTGAACACAGACTTGTTAATTCTTACGTTCATCGCCTGAAAATGACGGACCGGCTCCGCTTATTTCCCTgccgtaaacaagcgatgccatttttgacggCCGATGCCATTGTTGGTATCGAAGCCTTCttattcggttagctttcaagtAATTGTTAGGGTTAGCACCAGTTAAATACTCTAAAATTGCAACATTATAGCCTTGGGTTCGGTAGCGTAGAGGGTAACTTGCATTTGCTCTTAATCCATTGAACGTTCGAtcaacttttaaaatttttgttttaaagttttttgttatttctttttattctacgtgacatacgctgctaatctagcCCTAGAttaagtaattttttcctcatttacaAACGACAAAGTTAACAGTCCAAACGGCATCACTtgttacgaaagggaaaattgcagcTTCACAAATATTACAGGTTCGGAATCTTTCATTTGTGAtcaatttgttgaattttgaaacaGTTATAGCGCTCAAGCTTGCGTGATATCGTCTCATTTTAGCctactcggccttcggcctcgtccACTAAGTATTAGGCGATATCATGCTCTCTTTCGCTCTATATAACTGTAAGTATTTTCCTTCAGCAGTTCCTTGTTTACGGTAAATACGGTCATGTTTGTGTGTCGTGACAATGAGCCCGTACTCGGCCGGATCTGAAAGCGGCTTAGACCATTAAAGAAACATACGGTTATAATTATCACGACAATTTGGGTTCGAGATTTCTGGCGCTGAGTTTGAGATTCAGTTGGTACAGTACTCGTTAGTTGATGTTGAGCTCGTTTAACTGAAACAAGATTGTTGGTGAAGACCTACGAGTTCATGATCTCGTTTCAGCCAATGTAGGCGATGTTATTACCCCATTTAATTGCCTCAAGCAAACCTAATGTCAAGGTTTTGAAGACTTGCGTTATACCTCCACTATGACTCATTCGAAATGGAGTGAGTCGTAAGCGTTGTGGTTGTTTTATACTAATACGCACGTTTCTTATCACTGAATAAAGTGTGTAGTCAATATGTGACAACTGTGAACGTGATCCATTTGGTCTGAGAGTAAACTTTCAACGAAAAATGGTGTTCCTAAGGGACTAGGAGTTTGTGTTTGATTGCAGTTTATCTGACGACCAATACGCAGTGCAATCGTTTTGCCTTGTGAATTGTGTTTGTTTGCCtccattcaaatacattttatAATAACATaaaggagaaagaaaacaaaactaataaATTGTGTTTATCGTCTATTTCTTGCATCGATATTGGGGAAGGATGTTTGGGAAGGGCCCCTGGAAGATTTGTGGAAGATGAGGGTGGGATAATTCTGAGAATTGGTTCATGCTTAGCGTAAGAGTAAGtggaaattgtgcaaacaaCCAGGCGCTGATTAAGGGTGCCGGGCTGGGCTTTGGATATCATATGAAGCAAGCCAGCTCAAAAGCTGCTTAATCGAGAAGTATCATGAGCACAGTGCCACGCAAGAAATTGGAGCGATCTGGTGATTGTgcttaaaggcgctgttacactgtgcaatttttcgcgCAACTTGTCTTGAAATGCCAAAAACGTCGCTATaccagttgcagaaaccgttgcgTAAAGTAcaattgagttctactttccgcaacggttgcaACGAATTTTTAAAGCATTGCGTAGTGTAATATCTGTCCCCTGCAACTTGTATCGCTACGGTTTGCGGCAACAGTGTATTCAAATGTTCCCTTATCCTCATGTGATCATGGAAACGTTGCTTAGTGTAACCCCCGTAAAACAACTTGCTTCGTAAGGTGAGAACGTTTGTcgaaatggcgttgcgagacatgCTGCACGCCGGAAAGATtacacagtgtaacagcgccttaaaggATACAAATTCAAGGTTAGGAAAATATGTACTtattattgccaacgagcaagccgagcgaagacgcgaggcttgcgaggcggccagcttaatgccgcgcgaagtattgcagcaggcagaaaaattctcgatcgttgtatgaaaagtgtaatgtaaggctgCGTAGTGTAATGTAAGATTCCCTGAAGATTTTAGTAGGTACCAATAAAAGCGAGTGTTTTGATGTgggatgtcattagacaaactttcATGACGCGTGTGACTCTTGATGATCTTGTGctcggaggtgagtgaaaacacattttttccatttccctgaccattgtgttgtgtacacttgccgAGCATTGCCCTCCTCCAAGCTACTCAGGGGGCTAGAAAGGGACACGTCTTACAGATGGTGGCTTCCTAAAAGCTGTGTGGAAGGCCCAAAGGTAGAAAGGGTACAATTTTCACACTTTGAGCAAATGAAAGACATTTTCAGCTACCGGCTATGGTGCAAGATTGACAACCAGGCTTGTGCCCTGGCACGAATCAGACGAATCGCAGGGGTGGGGCTGGGCTCCTTTCATATTCGGCTAAAAAGGGGAAGAAATTCTCCCTTAGCTATGTGGTAACATAAGCAAAATATAATAATGCATTTCACTTAGGAAATTCCACCACAGGTCGGATTCTTAAGTAGTTTTCACAATGCAACGCTAGGAGTGTCAGGATTCATTATGAATTCGGTCAATTTTAGTTCCacgtttgtttttgtgtttaccCACACTAACTTAAAGCCTCTGTCAGAATAGAAGCAATCTTTTACACGTCAGCGGAACTCACCCCGTTCTTCTCAAATTCCCTGCTGCCTAAGTACGTGTTCTAATTTATTTCATGGCATGACCAAACTGAGAGGCCATCAAGAAAGTAAGTAGCACGGAATGACCGGCAAATATCAACTAAGAAACTTATCGCACCCTTTTAAAATACCCTTTTCTGCGGACAACAAGATCGAACGCTAACTGTAAAAAAACATTCAATGCCAAGTCTGACTTTGTGATGTTGCTGACTGACTGAGCCGACTATGTTAAACTTTCTTCTGTGGTCAGTTGCCTATGTCATCAATGTGGTCTAAGAGATCAAAGTACAGTTGAAGAGCTTCCTCTGCATTTGTTGGTTGCTCCAAGTCCTCGTCTTCTAGGATCATTTCGGCCAGTTGTTTAAAGTGTGGGGAACAGCCCTTTTCCTGCGGCCGTTCTGCATACATGTCTTCAGCAATTTCAATTTCATCCATGTCGACGGGGCTTGAATAATCTTGTGTAGCTACTGATTCTGGGACAAAGTAAAGAACATCAGGCTTTCCAGAGGGGCATTCTGCATTGACAGATGGTCGGATCCTGTGAAGATTCCATTCCTGGGCCACTTTATGTAGTTCCATTTGAATGACATCCATGAAGCAGAAGTGAAGACATTCCCTTTGTATTACATCACTATCACTATACAACCCAGAATCTCGCAGGTCTTTGGAAAACTGTATCCACCACTGTGCACACCCTTTTCTGAGATGGCCCCACCACGCCTCTATTCTCTGGTTAGATGTTGATtttccaaacatgaaacttttCTCACCAGAAAAATCATCCCCAGCAGTTCTACGGAAGAAACGTTGGATGGCTGCTACGTTACCATTTTCAGTTCCTCTGTCTCCCCTTACAACTCGAGCAGTTCCCTCTATCTGTCGGACACAATCTAAATAATACTGTGCGACTATGCACGGATCATTATTTGATGAAGCAACTTCCAACCATAAAATCCTTCGGCTGAAACCGTCTATAGCACCGTGAACACAGAATCCAAATGGTTTGAGTTTATCGTACCCGTCTATATGCCAGAGGTAATTTGGACCTTTACATCGGTACACTCTTCTTCGTAGTCTCTGTCGTGAACGCAGCTCCACACCTTCTGGATCAAATATTCGTAACGTGTGGCGAACGACTTCTCTAGTAGTAGCCAGTCGGTGATGATTAACCAGCCTTTGATGCATTGCTCTATACCCAAGTAAACTTCCGCTCCCTCTCAGCTCTGCCTCCACTGCCTCGACAACCTCCTCTAGATCACTCAGGTTCTGACGTCTTGTGCACCACAGCCTCCTCAATATTCGTTTCAATTGCCTCAAACTTATCCGGATACCGTGAATACAAGCTAAAAATGAGGCTATTTCTGGAGCAGTTAGTCCTAGATCGAAATAGCCTCGTATGATTTCGTCGCGTGTTTGTAGGTCACCTCGTACTGCTGGAGAGTAATTTGGAAGCATTGCTGAAGTGCAAGACCAGTTAAGAGCTAATGAAAGCAAGAGGATGAAACCCATAGCTTCATAAAAGCATCAAAATGAACTTAATAACTTTTACCCAGACGCCATGTCGCATGTGCTTAGCTACACCAGTTCGCTTTCAACTCACCACCAAGATACTTAGGAACAGAGGAAAACAAGACATACACTGAAAAATGAGGAGCaggaaaaaaagtgagcgggggaaaaaaagtgagcggcggaaaaaaaagtgagcggtgGAAAAAAATGAGAGCGGcggaaaaaaaagtgagcggtggaaaaaaaagagagcggcggaaaaaaagtgagcgaaaaaaaagagagcggcggaaaaaaagtgagcggtggaaaaaaaagtgggcggtgggaaaaaaagtgagcggtggaaaaaaaagtgagcggcggaaaaaaaaaatagtaacggaaaaaaaaagtgaggggcggaaaaaaaagtgagcggcggaaaaaaaaaagagcggcTAAAAAAAAGTGAGTGAGCGGTAGCAAAAAGTGAGCGGCGGACAAAATCAAGACTACAAAAAGAGAGCAGAGACACTTGTCTCTCACGAAAAAGGGGAGAAGAAGTAAATGTCCCTTTAAAAGCACCGTAGTAAGCCGATCTTCACCTAGAGTCCGCACTTAAATTCTTTAGCTAACTATATAGAAACGTTGTTCATGTTACAAAACTAAAGCAGATTTTTGGTATCATCTGAGGTAGCAAAAACACTTCACTTACCACTGTTAGTTACATCTACATCacggttcctttctcaaatgtgtCATCTGTAAATCAGTATTACGCTCTTCAATCTGTTCAGTGCATGGTAAAGCGACAGGCTATTTTTTGCGCACATCAGATTACCAGGCATGACCCCAGGCCACCAGTTTAATATCAAATATCTTTGCTCTTGTAACGCAAACTTTCCTTAGTCGGGGAAGTAATGCGTAATATTTTACTTAAGTTGTCGTTACTTCGCATAAAAATGTACTGGTATGAATTTTACTCTTATATTTTCGTATTTTttactcgtatgtatccgtatgttactcgtatgtatccgtatgttagtcgtatgtatccgtatgttactcgtatgttagtcgtatgtccgtatgttccgtatgttactcgtatgttactcgtatgttacccgtatgtactcgtgtggtgttttagtcatgatcatAACAACGATGAACTTCTAGTGCCTTAACGTTCTAACTACGTATTGTAAtattttaattgatttgttACTTTTCTTTCCCGCAGGTAATAGCTCAATAGAGCTACTCTGATAATTCGAGTTGAAATAAAGTGTATGTTATGTTGTTATATGTTAGAAAAAAGATTTCTAATAAAAAATCAGCAGCTCGGCTCCGTAAAAATGTGCCAAAAAATTGCCCTAAATTTCCTGTAAATTTACAATTTGTCTTACTCTACGAATGTTGGATTATATGCCACCTGCCTATAGAATTTAAGCAACAGCAaacatgaaaaataatttttcctttgttgttcAAAGTTGATTTGTGTTAGCCAGGAAGATCATATGGGAAGGGATTTGATTACAGCACACAGTTGcttatttttcaaatttccttctTCATAGGTAGATAACAGAGTACTGCATTGTTGGGAATGCTTGCCAAATTTTTCCAGCCATCTAGACAAACTGGAGACACCTGCCCAGGTGGGATCCTTATGCCACTGTCAAATGGAAATTTGTTAATGATAAAATAAACCCTCCCATCTATTTCCACTGCATTAAGATTGTTTGACGGAATATGCTTCTGTTCAACAATTGACCATGTGTTCTTTTCTTCATCATAAACCTCAACAGGAGCTGGGCCTCCTTGTGGCCTACTATGATTATAATCAAAAGAAACATAACCACCAGCAACATACATTTTATCATTGACTACAAAGAGGCTGGACTCAAAATGAGGTTTGCAAGTTGATGATTTTGCTTCCCATTGCACACCATTGTTGACAGGATCAAAGGAATACAGACTTGCACTACTCATAACCCAAATACCCTCGCTTGAAAACGATCTCGTACCATAAAGGACGAACACTTTTGAGCGATGTACTGTTGCTCCAGAGTACTTGTGATAGTACGAATCAAATACTGTACTTCCAGCATATTGTTGCCACTGATCCTCAGAGAGACAATATCTTTGTGGTGTATACTCAAGGGTGATGGGATAAATTTGGTCACCTATTGTGCATAGGTAACGGCAAGTGGTTACTGCACGTGAATCCGTTTCCTTCTCTTtccaaacatttctttcaatgTCATAACAATGAAAAACCGTAGAACCACCGGCAATAAATAGCTGACTACCAACAACCTCTGCACAATAGCAGCTAGTTACTTTAGTTGCTGGTGCATGGGATTCCAACGGTTTCCACGATTTACATTCCACATTAAAGCATTGCATTTGTGTTTGAGGAAGAACAGCAACAAGGGCCTGTAAGAGTGACAATTAAACACAATGTGAACAATATCCAAACAATATCACTACAAAGGAATAAGAATTTGGCACTGATCACCTCTTAGAGATTGCTAATTAAGCATTGAGCTGTTGTCATTATGTGGTCTTACGTATATAACATTTTCAACACTTGCAAGTAAGGTACATTATTATGCATTGGTGTCACTGTCTCAGTTTTCGGCTacaagtgtgtagctaattctAGATTTGTTTCCGTTACATCATACCTACAAAAATAGTTTTTGTACGTGTAAAGGTCATAACAGCCAATAGTCTTTATGCATGCAAAACTGACGTTACCTAACACGCtgaccagcagtttgatcaagTAATCAGAAACAACTTTCGTTCAGAGGTTTCTTTAACTGTAGTGTAATTATGTAAACATTCAGTAAACTTGACCTTCAACCTTTTAGAGCagaaaaaaaactataaaagCATATTATAAAGGGACACTGGACCCAGCTGGactctggactctggactgTCAACcagaaaattcaattttttaaaaattaggaGCCAACCAGCAAATCCACTTTCAACTTAAGTTAAATAGTTTAATAAGTTTAATATATATGCGATACCATCATCAGTAAGCCGGAAAACAGAAGGGATGACAAGAAAACGCATAAGTGTTGGTTGTTTGGAATGCACGCATTCAATACAGCAAACTAATTTCTCGCTTATGTCGCTCTTATATCCCTTCTGTTTTTCGGCTTGCAGACGATGGTGTCGCTTATCTATTAAACTTACTTAACTATTTAACTTAAGTTGAAAGTGAATTTGctcgttgctttttaatttttgtttgtttgacgGTCCAGAGTCCAGAGGGGTCCAGTCTAGCTTTTACTATATGCCGGAAAAAGTTGTAAGCTCAAAAACTATCTAACAGATAGTAATTCTGTGGAACATTCTGTTTCTACTAATTcatgtacattttttttttataagaatcttGTTTTCCCGgccgattttaggctgaaaatattcttgtattattcttaaatgACATTTCCATTTTAGAATGTATTGGGGTATCAATTACAAGTGTTCGGTGTCAAGGTCTGCATCGCGTTACATTGTGAACGTGCTCCATCGCTTGTCGTTGCACTCAGCGAGGTCAAGATGTCACGTCAGACGACACGTGGCTTTAAAAATGCACTTCTCACAGAAACACTGTGATGGAAACAAAAGTACCCGATTTTGTTTCAACTAcgttttaagaaagaaagaaatatttaaagattttcaacacacaaaattatatcGTTATTTCAGCTTCGGgtttatgcaccagtcaatgttaACCCCCgcacccccccctcccccccttcctGGCCGGGACATAGCGGGGCATTTGCGGGGAATTTTCCGTTGTTTGACGAGCGAAAGGGCTCAGGTTTCGGGGACTTTGACCTCTTTTGCACGTCATCCAAGAACAGCGGGGGAGTGGACCGTGGTATGTTCCACCGAGGTGGACTGGGTCGAGAATCACAAGTCCGGCAAGATGTTGGGCAAGATGGCGGTAAGAGTCCTTTTATCTTAATCACCTTATATCTTTGGCAGAGAAAATGAGACCGACATTCATATAagaatgattaattaaaatatTGTACACGAACGGTTCGTACCTTCGGGATCTTCCTTAAAGACGAACGCCATCGTGCGTGAATTTATACAGCAAGCAGTTTGAATCACAGGCAAcccaagctcaaaatgttaggagttaccttttgttttcgttcgtTTCACttttatagacctctttcataatggcggccaaataaactattcttttgttttaatgctaataagccctactaacctcgctacgacgagcaaatttcaaaagaatatttctttcaaaacgaggccagtaggtctaattaacataaatacaaaagaatgcaaAGTTGGTCgctatttatgaaagtggtctatgcgAAAGTTCAGTGTAACGTGACATATGGCAAATACTATATTACATAACGACGAATTTTACTACGCGGAAAGTGACTCCCGCCCTGGAGCATATGGAGGTGTTGTGTTACAACGGTTTGAATTTATAAAGGTTTGTTTGGGAAGGCAACggctttgctggaaaagtcaaTTATTCTTATATTGTGGTGGAAACCCACAAAACGATAACTCGCCGAAATCGCGTTAGATCGGCCTGAGAAGCTGggaaacaacaaagaatacaacACGGCAACGGGGTAAGGAGATTTTATTCCCGTAAcacttataataattattttcataaaCTTAATAATGTCCAGAATTCTTTGTTGGCATTTTGATGCCAGAGGTTTTCCCTGTCTGATGTGTGTGATAAATAGGTTTTCTTAGTAAGACATGCAGGCAAATGTAGACCAATGTACACATTACGGGCGCTTTCCTCTTCTCAGGACTGGCCTGCCAGACCcgtcattttgcaaagaaaatgcaacagtttgaaggaacatcctcgaagtgtgttaactTGAAGGCGTGTTAGATTtattccttccaaatgcccggtttGGCCGGTCAGGTCTgttaaatggaaagcgtccttggCGACTATCACCTTACTTGGGCAACGACAAGCATTTTTACACATTAGGGAACACAGAAAGCTCTCCGTAAATTATCCGTTTTGTTGCATATCGTTGCAAATttttgagggaaaaaaaaaaagggaaacacgATACTTACCGTGCCCGAGGAACGTAGTTTCGCCTTCTCATCACCAAAAGTTGAGCTTGACGGCACATGGCTGTACAATAGTGATTGATGAAGAAGGCCGTGTATCTCTGGTATTCCTTGCATCTCCTCTGTGTTAAGTTCTTTGATTACATCCTTGATGTCTACCAGCCCCAAACGAACAGCTCCAATAACTTCAGCCGCCACACCCATTCTTTCTTCCTTCTTGTACTTGATCCAGTGCATCACCGATTTGAAAACGAAGTTTTCTGAAGGAGCGCTGAGGTTGTCTCTTATGAGAAGACTCAACAGCTGATCTGCATCGACATGGGACAAGAATTCTTCACTTTCACAAATTTCCTTGTAAATAGAGGCCATTTCACGTTGCGTAGCCTCTTTCAAGTCGTTCAGACCGTGCCGATCGGCTATCCTGTAGATGCGGCAGTGAGTTTGCAAATCAAACTTCTGATGAAGAACTTTCGTCTGAAGGTAATCACAGCAGTGTTGGGTAACACTTGTAACTTGTAGATGATCAGCAGCAGGTAAAACTTCAAACACGTTTTCATCGTTAATATTGATCTCTCCACTGTAGATGGCATCCATCACAATCTTCAAAGCAGCTGCAGAAATGTTCTCATCTTTGAGCTCAATCGCTTCCTGGTTACGTTCCTTCATTCCGTGAGCAAACATAGCGTGGAAATAGTCGCTATTTGCAGCGAGTACAATGCGATGAGCTGGAAACTCGTCGTCGCCAACTTTTAAACGAACA from Montipora capricornis isolate CH-2021 chromosome 2, ASM3666992v2, whole genome shotgun sequence includes the following:
- the LOC138032890 gene encoding uncharacterized protein translates to MNALEKLTAGGVTNIWVHRETVMLDLLKLYETSGEITQRLATVSFYGEQGMDLDGVKREAYSIFWRQVLHEYFDGSSTFVPRVGPGIEESTMRTLGQIIRHQYVLTGIFPVQINKAFVVAMLCGLQALVNEDLVEAFLEYVSDNESLALKAALAQSEQGGLSDESYGFLINFFSDYQVKKRPSATNLKAIVVQVAKNELLSRPAMAMDSMREGLRDGDYKDLWTYSKEDVFKVYEVMRVTPQRVLSMLSEEPSTHVHKCRLQILSYLKKYIRCLSRKELELFLRYITGSSLPVVESIKVIFHVNELGCLPHPIAHTCSASIDLPDGGYASFNDFRVQMDSLLSNELSWNFTSV
- the LOC138032898 gene encoding uncharacterized protein, coding for MGFILLLSLALNWSCTSAMLPNYSPAVRGDLQTRDEIIRGYFDLGLTAPEIASFLACIHGIRISLRQLKRILRRLWCTRRQNLSDLEEVVEAVEAELRGSGSLLGYRAMHQRLVNHHRLATTREVVRHTLRIFDPEGVELRSRQRLRRRVYRCKGPNYLWHIDGYDKLKPFGFCVHGAIDGFSRRILWLEVASSNNDPCIVAQYYLDCVRQIEGTARVVRGDRGTENGNVAAIQRFFRRTAGDDFSGEKSFMFGKSTSNQRIEAWWGHLRKGCAQWWIQFSKDLRDSGLYSDSDVIQRECLHFCFMDVIQMELHKVAQEWNLHRIRPSVNAECPSGKPDVLYFVPESVATQDYSSPVDMDEIEIAEDMYAERPQEKGCSPHFKQLAEMILEDEDLEQPTNAEEALQLYFDLLDHIDDIGN
- the LOC138038627 gene encoding kelch-like protein 28, which translates into the protein MVVAHSEILLSKCALFREQGEFIDVRLKVGDDEFPAHRIVLAANSDYFHAMFAHGMKERNQEAIELKDENISAAALKIVMDAIYSGEININDENVFEVLPAADHLQVTSVTQHCCDYLQTKVLHQKFDLQTHCRIYRIADRHGLNDLKEATQREMASIYKEICESEEFLSHVDADQLLSLLIRDNLSAPSENFVFKSVMHWIKYKKEERMGVAAEVIGAVRLGLVDIKDVIKELNTEEMQGIPEIHGLLHQSLLYSHVPSSSTFGDEKAKLRSSGTALVAVLPQTQMQCFNVECKSWKPLESHAPATKVTSCYCAEVVGSQLFIAGGSTVFHCYDIERNVWKEKETDSRAVTTCRYLCTIGDQIYPITLEYTPQRYCLSEDQWQQYAGSTVFDSYYHKYSGATVHRSKVFVLYGTRSFSSEGIWVMSSASLYSFDPVNNGVQWEAKSSTCKPHFESSLFVVNDKMYVAGGYVSFDYNHSRPQGGPAPVEVYDEEKNTWSIVEQKHIPSNNLNAVEIDGRVYFIINKFPFDSGIRIPPGQVSPVCLDGWKNLASIPNNAVLCYLPMKKEI